ACGCGGTGGAGATGTCGAGCGCGCCGACGCTCTTGGGCAGGCCGTAGTACAGCTGCAGCATCGCCGAGAGGCTCGGATACTCATAATCGGGCGTCGTCGACGCGACGATCAGATAATCGACGGCGCGTAAATCGACATCCGGATGATGCTCGAGCAAGTCGTCGATCGCACCGATCGCGAGGTCGCTCGAGTACTCGTGCTCGGCGACGACGTGGCGTTCGCGAATGCCGGTGCGCTGTACGATCCACTCGTCGCTGGTCTCGAACATGCTCTCGAAATCCGCGTTCGTGAGCACGCGCGGGGGAACGTACATGCCCACGGCGCTCATCCGCGCCGGCGCGCTAACGAACCGTTGCTGCACTAATAAACTTCGAGTCGCGTCGTGTCGTTGCTCGGCGCCGGCGGCTCTTCCGGCCGCGGCGGCTGATGCACGTTGTCGAGCAAGGAGAGATGCGTCGTCAGCACGCTGCGCAATTCGCTTTTCGCCTTCTCTGCCGCTTCGCAGGCGCGCTGGTGTTCGCGCCGGACTTCAGAGATCGCTTCGTTGTACGAGGCGATCTCGCGCTCGGACGCCAGACGCGCCTGCTCGCGGATGAGGTCGGCTTCCTTATGCGCCGATGCCTTGACCTCATCGGCGGTACGTTGCGCGAGCACCAGCGTGTTGTGCAGCGATTCTTCCATCGCCTTGAAGTGGCTGATGCGCTCTTTGAGATCGGCGATCTCCGCCTCGAGCGCCGCGCGATGCTGCGCATCGTCCTCGAGCGTCTCGATCACTTCGTCGAGAAATTGATCGACTTCCGCGCGGTCGTATCCTTGCAACGCTTTTTTGAAGGTTTTGTGCTGGATGTCGACAGGCGTAATTTTCTCCATCTATCCTCGTCCGGCCATAAAATCGAGTGTGGAATCACCCATCATCGAATCGCGCAGCCCCGCCGCGTTCACGACCACACCCGCCGGAACCACGAGGTAGATGGCTTCAGCCAACTTCTGAATCTTCCCGTCGATCGTGTAGGCCACTCCGGACGTAAAATCGACCACGCGCTGGAGCAGCGTCCGGTCGGCGTTTTGCAGGTTGATGATCACGACTTGCCGGTTGCGCAGCGCGTCGGCAATTTCGACGACATCCTGAAAGCCGCGGGGCGAGTACACGCTGACCTCGGTGCCGGCGCGGCGCCCCGCACCCGAAAGCGGCACCACCCGGCCTGACGGCGCAGGCTCGTCGTCATAGAGATCCTCTTCTTCGTCGCGGATCGAGAAGAACGACCCGAGTTTGCTGAACATGCTCATTTGCTTCGGCCTCCGAACAGAGCCGTACCGATGCGCACCATCGTGGAACCGGCGCGAACCGCTTCGCGCCAATCGCCCGACATGCCGATTGAGAGCGTACTTCCACCTACGGCGGCAAACGTCTTGGCGGCCAACTCGAAAGCCCGGGCAATCTGGTCGCGGTCGGCACCGAGCGGGCCGATCGCCATCACGCCGTCCAGCCGCAGCCCGGGCTGCGCCGCGACCGCGCCGGCGAGCGCCCCGGCCTCCGCGGGCGCCACACCGAAGCGCTCGCTCGGCGAGACGTTGACCTGCAGCAGCACGGGAAGCACGCGCCCGGCGGCCGCAGCCGCCTTTCCCAGCGCCCGAGCGGCATCGGGCCGGTCGACGCTCTGCACGACGTCGAAAAGTTCGAGCAGCGCCTTCGCCTTATTGGTCTGCACGTGACCGATGAAATGTTTCTCGAGATGCAATTCGCGAACGGCGGGGTCGGCAAACTTCTTCGCCGCTTCTTGCACGTAGTTCTCGCCGATCGCATCGAGCCCGGCGAGCGCGGCTTGCGCGATCGCCGCGGCCGGCTGTCTCTTGCTCACGCCCACGATCCGAACGCTTCCCGGCTCGCGCCCGCAGGCGCGCAATTCTTCGTCGATCTGCGCGCGCAGCTCCGCCAGCCGCGCAGCGAACGAGCCGTTCATCCCGCCGGCGTCAACGCATCCGTGGGCGGCGAATCGGTCGGCGTCACATCGGTGCGCCGCCCGCGCTTATTGCAATACCACAACCCGACGATCCCGATTGGAATCATCGGAAGCGCGTAGAGCTGCCCACCGGTAATCGGGCCGAGATGAAAATCGGCGTGCCGCCAAATCTCGGCGATGCTGCGCGTGATACCGTACATGAGGAACCAGCTCCACCCCACGACGCCGTCGGGCGGCCGGCGCTTGTAGATATAGAGCAGGATCGGCAAGGTGAGAATATCGAGTACGGCCTCGTAGAGCTGAGCCGGATGGCGATAATACGGGCCCCAGATCTCGGCGTCGCCGGGACGATTCGGAATCATGCACCACGGACGGTCGGGACGGCAGATATCGCCCCACAACTCATCGTTGATGAAGTTCACGATGCGGGTGAGTGTGATACCGATCGGCAGCAGCACGACGACTTCGTCGCCGAGCACGGTGTATTTGAGCTGCGGATGCTTACGTACGAAGAGCCAGATTGCGATGAGGACGCCGACCATGCCGCCGTGAAAAGCCATCCCGCCCTGCCACACCGCAATGATATTGAGCGGGTTGCTCGTGTAATAGGAGAGGTCGTGTTTGGAGATGATGTCGTTGATGACGAAAAACGTTCGGCCGCCAACCAAAACGCCGATCAGTGCGTAGAATAAGAAGTCTTGGATCTGCTCGCGGGTCAGACCCAGACGGGCCCGGCCCGTCCGGCGGCTCATCCACAGGTAGACCGCGACAAAACCCGCCAAATACGCGATTCCGTACCAGTGGATTCGCAAGAATCCAAGGTGGATCGCAATGGGGTCGACATTTGTCGGATAGTTAAACCAATGCTGTATCAAGAATATACCGGCCTGTGAGTTCGAGCGCGCTTCTTTCACATGGATGGATCGTCGCCGCCGGTTTGGCCTTTGGCGCGGGCTTCGTTTCCTTCATTTCTCCGTGCGTCCTCCCGCTCGTGCCCGCCTACCTCTCGCTGCTGACCGGTTCGAGCCTCGAAGAGCTGCAAGCGAACGAGAGCGCAAACACCCTGCGCACGCTCGCGATCGGGCATGCGCTCGCGTTCATCGCCGGTTTCACGCTGATTTTCGTGGCACTCGGCGTGACGGCCAGCGCGATCGGCGGCGTCTTGAACGCGCATCGCGTGCTGATCGCGCAGATCGGCGGAGTGATCATCGTCATCCTCGGACTCCAGATGATGGGCATGCTGCGCATCCCCTTCCTCATGCGCGACACGCGCGTCCACGTGCAGCGCGAGCAGCGGACCTTCTGGACGTCGGGGCTGGTCGGGATTGCCTTCGCCGCCGGGTGGTCGCCCTGCATCGGGCCGATTTTGGCCCAGATCCTCGCCATCGCCTCGCAGGCGCACACCTCCCAGGCAGCGCTGCTGCTTCTGACGTACTCCCTGGGTCTGGCGGTGCCGTTTTTTTTGACCGCGGTCGCGATCGGGGCGGTGCTGCCGGTGCTCAACCGAATCAAACGCTTCCTGCCGGCGATCGAATTCTGTGCCGGCCTCTTCCTGGTCGCGGTCGGCCTGGTGCTCGTCAACAATGCTTTCTACGCCGTTGCAGGGTGGTTCTATCAATTTGTCCCGGCTCCGAACATTTAACGCAACGCTCATCATCGTGCTGACCGCGGCGATCGTCTTCGCGCTCGATCAGTGGTCCAAGCACCTCATCACGGCGAGAATCTATTTCGATGCGCGCTGCAGCCCGTGG
The Candidatus Baltobacteraceae bacterium genome window above contains:
- a CDS encoding DivIVA domain-containing protein — translated: MEKITPVDIQHKTFKKALQGYDRAEVDQFLDEVIETLEDDAQHRAALEAEIADLKERISHFKAMEESLHNTLVLAQRTADEVKASAHKEADLIREQARLASEREIASYNEAISEVRREHQRACEAAEKAKSELRSVLTTHLSLLDNVHQPPRPEEPPAPSNDTTRLEVY
- the sepF gene encoding cell division protein SepF: MFSKLGSFFSIRDEEEDLYDDEPAPSGRVVPLSGAGRRAGTEVSVYSPRGFQDVVEIADALRNRQVVIINLQNADRTLLQRVVDFTSGVAYTIDGKIQKLAEAIYLVVPAGVVVNAAGLRDSMMGDSTLDFMAGRG
- a CDS encoding YggS family pyridoxal phosphate-dependent enzyme, with translation MNGSFAARLAELRAQIDEELRACGREPGSVRIVGVSKRQPAAAIAQAALAGLDAIGENYVQEAAKKFADPAVRELHLEKHFIGHVQTNKAKALLELFDVVQSVDRPDAARALGKAAAAAGRVLPVLLQVNVSPSERFGVAPAEAGALAGAVAAQPGLRLDGVMAIGPLGADRDQIARAFELAAKTFAAVGGSTLSIGMSGDWREAVRAGSTMVRIGTALFGGRSK
- the lgt gene encoding prolipoprotein diacylglyceryl transferase, which gives rise to MKEARSNSQAGIFLIQHWFNYPTNVDPIAIHLGFLRIHWYGIAYLAGFVAVYLWMSRRTGRARLGLTREQIQDFLFYALIGVLVGGRTFFVINDIISKHDLSYYTSNPLNIIAVWQGGMAFHGGMVGVLIAIWLFVRKHPQLKYTVLGDEVVVLLPIGITLTRIVNFINDELWGDICRPDRPWCMIPNRPGDAEIWGPYYRHPAQLYEAVLDILTLPILLYIYKRRPPDGVVGWSWFLMYGITRSIAEIWRHADFHLGPITGGQLYALPMIPIGIVGLWYCNKRGRRTDVTPTDSPPTDALTPAG
- a CDS encoding cytochrome c biogenesis protein CcdA, whose product is MSSSALLSHGWIVAAGLAFGAGFVSFISPCVLPLVPAYLSLLTGSSLEELQANESANTLRTLAIGHALAFIAGFTLIFVALGVTASAIGGVLNAHRVLIAQIGGVIIVILGLQMMGMLRIPFLMRDTRVHVQREQRTFWTSGLVGIAFAAGWSPCIGPILAQILAIASQAHTSQAALLLLTYSLGLAVPFFLTAVAIGAVLPVLNRIKRFLPAIEFCAGLFLVAVGLVLVNNAFYAVAGWFYQFVPAPNI